From Ischnura elegans chromosome 13 unlocalized genomic scaffold, ioIscEleg1.1 SUPER_13_unloc_1, whole genome shotgun sequence, a single genomic window includes:
- the LOC124172526 gene encoding uncharacterized protein LOC124172526 yields the protein MPKIHRKPYSAISRRQLNRRIQGHINESISILGHTAEVLSTESNFISGSTFSHQSEESNSDLAEHATELGDCENGVGGTPLCTVSEGDNVDGLENVSLIEPDSHRPSEGNSVVEEVEASFQDKLAIWAIENNITQSSMSKLLAILKEHPCHSSLPRDARTLLRTPRRTVVKDMAPGKYCHFGLLGVIKIALSHCPSDNIPDTIKLFMCVDGLPLSKSSASQFWPILCSLLSEDKLFGPFVVGLYHGNAKPSSADEFLRDFVDDLKNLLDTGIDFNNRVVTVKLSGIVCDAPAKAFITCTKGHAGYFSCSKCSQEGRYIRGRVCYPSLDYALRTDEGFKSREQEEHHVGNSPLEEISSFGMVTQIPLDYMHLICLGVVRKLLNLWLRAEVPVRLGSRGVKSISGHLMELKTSIPEEFARQPRDLKEIDRWKATEFRQLLLYTGPLVLHSVLPADKYQHFMALHCAVSILASEKYCQIYNEYANSLLHHFVKTFSAIYGPENVSHNVHGLLHLSDDVKKMDPWMPLVHLNLKTTCRN from the coding sequence ATGCCAAAAATACATAGAAAGCCGTACTCTGCAATTAGTCGACGGCAATTAAATAGGAGAATACAGGGGCATATTAACGAATCCATTAGCATCCTCGGTCATACTGCAGAAGTCCTTTCcactgaaagtaattttatttccggTAGTACCTTCTCGCATCAATCTGAAGAGTCTAATTCTGACCTCGCAGAACATGCTACTGAACTGGGTGATTGTGAAAACGGAGTGGGTGGTACTCCTTTGTGTACTGTTTCTGAAGGAGATAATGTGGACGGTTTGGAAAATGTTTCTTTGATTGAGCCAGACAGTCATAGACCAAGCGAAGGAAATAGTGTTGTGGAAGAAGTTGAAGCTTCTTTTCAGGACAAACTTGCCATCTGGGCAATAGAAAACAATATAACTCAGTCGTCAATGTCTAAGCTTTTAGCAATTTTAAAGGAGCATCCTTGCCATTCTTCCTTGCCCCGAGATGCGCGAACGCTGCTTCGGACACCTAGACGGACTGTCGTCAAAGATATGGCACCTGGCAAATATTGTCATTTTGGATTGTTAGGCGTAATCAAAATTGCCTTAAGTCACTGCCCGTCTGACAACATTCCTGATACCATTAAATTATTCATGTGCGTTGATGGTCTCCCTCTTTCGAAGAGCAGTGCAAGCCAGTTTTGGCCCATACTTTGTTCATTGCTCAGCGAAGATAAGCTTTTTGGCCCTTTTGTGGTGGGCCTCTACCATGGGAATGCAAAGCCAAGTTCTGCTGATGAATTTTTAAGGGATTTTGTGGATGACTTGAAAAATCTCTTGGACACTGGCATCGACTTTAATAATAGAGTTGTAACTGTTAAGTTGAGTGGAATAGTGTGTGATGCTCCTGCTAAGGCATTCATTACCTGCACAAAAGGACATGCTGGTTATTTTTCCTGCAGTAAATGCTCACAAGAAGGGAGGTACATTCGTGGGAGAGTCTGTTACCCTTCTTTGGATTATGCCTTAAGAACAGATGAGGGGTTCAAAAGTCGAGAACAGGAAGAGCATCATGTTGGCAATTCTCCTCTCGAGGAGATTTCAAGCTTTGGAATGGTAACTCAAATTCCTTTAGATTACATGCACCTAATTTGCTTAGGTGTGGTGCGTAAATTGTTGAACCTCTGGCTAAGAGCTGAAGTCCCAGTTCGTTTAGGAAGTAGGGGGGTGAAAAGCATATCAGGTCATCTTATGGAATTGAAGACTTCTATTCCAGAAGAGTTTGCTCGTCAGCCCCgagatttgaaagaaatagaccGGTGGAAAGCTACTGAATTTAGGCAACTGTTACTCTACACCGGTCCTTTGGTGCTGCACTCTGTTCTTCCTGCTGACAAATACCAGCACTTTATGGCTCTCCACTGTGCAGTATCTATTTTGGCGTCAGAAAAGTACTGCCAAATATATAATGAGTACGCAAACTCACTGCTTCACCATTTCGTTAAAACTTTCTCAGCTATCTATGGACCTGAAAACGTGTCCCACAATGTGCATGGGTTATTGCATTTGTCGGatgatgttaaaaaaatggaCCCTTGGATGCCTTTAgtgcatttaaatttgaaaactacATGCAGAAACTGA